One Hermetia illucens chromosome 4, iHerIll2.2.curated.20191125, whole genome shotgun sequence DNA segment encodes these proteins:
- the LOC119655095 gene encoding calcium-binding protein P-like: MYAIVLIALAVLQVNVRAADPDRWVWNSNGGHDKLDGSFERIQVPVPDRRGNRGPNTFPENDIKRYDVREPTTEPPPNLTKPQKDELDAFNTDPRFGAGNGGYGDPNGFAYPGGGIGPNYPVGNPQKGILVGPEGPTGIIGRPKGNPANGILVGPGGPTGIIGRPYPTPPYPGGQGPVGPGLLPGGPGGQLPIGPGGPGGQYPGGPGLFPGGPGQYPGGPGQFPGGGPGQFPGGGPGQFPGGPGQFPGGPGQYPGGPGGFPAGPGQYPSGPGQFPGGPGQFPGGPGQFPGGPGQFPGGSGQYPGGPGGYPGQYPGGPGQFPSGPGGYPGQYPGYDQGQYPGQGPYPGNGFSPYDSNGQYGPEGEFDNNSLGRKANKDALKNDRKNSNVLKSA; this comes from the coding sequence ATGTACGCCATAGTTTTGATTGCTCTGGCAGTACTGCAGGTGAATGTACGAGCAGCTGACCCAGACCGATGGGTATGGAATTCGAACGGTGGGCATGATAAATTGGACGGTAGCTTTGAAAGGATTCAAGTTCCCGTGCCAGACAGGAGAGGAAACCGCGGCCCGAATACATTTCCAGAGAATGATATCAAACGGTACGATGTTAGGGAGCCAACCACCGAGCCGCCTCCGAACCTAACTAAACCACAAAAGGATGAATTAGACGCTTTCAATACTGATCCAAGATTTGGTGCTGGAAATGGTGGTTATGGAGATCCCAATGGTTTTGCATATCCTGGCGGAGGAATCGGTCCAAACTATCCTGTAGGTAATCCTCAGAAGGGAATATTAGTGGGTCCAGAAGGACCAACAGGGATCATAGGACGACCAAAAGGTAACCCAGCTAATGGAATTTTAGTAGGACCGGGTGGTCCCACAGGAATAATTGGAAGGCCATATCCAACACCGCCATATCCAGGAGGACAAGGACCTGTTGGCCCTGGATTGCTGCCGGGAGGACCTGGCGGACAGCTTCCCATTGGACCAGGTGGACCAGGTGGTCAATATCCTGGCGGACCAGGACTTTTCCCAGGAGGTCCTGGACAATATCCTGGTGGACCAGGACAATTTCCAGGAGGTGGTCCAGGACAATTTCCAGGAGGCGGTCCAGGACAATTTCCAGGCGGACCAGGACAATTTCCGGGAGGACCAGGACAATATCCCGGTGGTCCAGGCGGATTCCCGGCTGGTCCTGGACAATACCCTAGTGGACCAGGACAATTTCCAGGAGGACCAGGACAATTTCCAGGAGGACCAGGACAATTTCCAGGAGGACCAGGCCAATTTCCCGGTGGGTCGGGACAGTATCCAGGTGGACCAGGAGGATATCCAGGACAATATCCAGGTGGGCCTGGACAATTTCCAAGTGGACCAGGAGGATATCCAGGACAATATCCAGGCTATGATCAAGGCCAATATCCAGGGCAAGGACCATATCCGGGCAATGGTTTTAGTCCTTATGATAGTAATGGACAATATGGTCCGGAAGGCGAATTTGACAATAACTCATTAGGTAGGAAAGCTAATAAGGATGCATTAAAAAATGATAGGAAAAATAGTAATGTCCTGAAAAGTGCCTGA